The Magnolia sinica isolate HGM2019 chromosome 3, MsV1, whole genome shotgun sequence genome includes the window TTTTGTGAAATGTATGCAATGAGATTTGTGACCAATCATTTTCTTTCTATTCTATCCACCATCAGACTTTAGATAACTGGGCATTTCTATTCTAAATGCATCTTTTGCTCTACCCCACCTGCTTTTCTAGGATTATCTGTTAACGGAAGTGAGAATTTGGTGGAAGATGCTATGGTATTTAATTAACACTAACTAGATGGGAGGAGattttaatgcaagggcattttcacatcgggctcgagtggggtagcctgtgagatACGGGGACACACTCtgggtgggtggctcatgtgaggcaggtggctcatgtgaagcgggccccacccatgtgaggctGGTGGCTCGTATGAgtcggtacccatgtgatgtggggctcatgaggggggttcggccaaggtcgtaacccatgcgatgtggggcctgggctatgagataaagggattaattcgccatgatCTATCGGTTcgtgcttttagagcaagtggttaattgtcctacatcagattTCCTCCTAGGAAGTATGGATGTTTCCTCTATCCACCTTTCTTCTAAGCAATGCCTGCATGTTTGGGATTCTTCTTTTCCTGCACAACAATAACTAGCACTCTAGTCTAATTTTAAAGGTACCAAGGATTATCTCTGCAACAGATCTGATGAACAATACTCCTAAGTAGTCTCATGGACTTTTGGAACATGTCATATTAGCTTAAACTTGTGGCACCAGCACCCTTGCCAACTAGTATGATAGTTTGAAACCCTGGGCGGTTTTGCTTGCTAATAAATATCTGTTTTTTGGATGCATGGACAtggatattgttttttttttttgaagactgaAACATCCTTTTTAGCTGAGGCACATTGCTCCTTAACATTCCTTTATGCAAAGAAAGGGATACACTGGATGTGTTAAACGTAGTAAAAGACTTGCCAATTTTGTTtatctgtttctttttttttttttggttgatgtCTGGTGAATAAAATTTCatcaatcatccaaaaaaaaaaaaggggaaaagaagaagaaaagaaaaaaaaagggtgaaaTGTTGAAAGTATAACCAGTGtgtttaaatatcgatgatattggcggatatatcccacaatatatcttgtatcccacctgtgcgatacaaaatgcacaagtagtgcaatatatcccacatgtttgatccggtgagcattttcgattttcaatcattttttttttctataaatcatattaaatcagtgtcaaattgttataaatccatgattttttcatattttgtatgaaaaatcatagattttggagtttctatttcgagatttgaaggagatgggccgagttgctgAAAATtggaaacaaaataaaattttctcaattttttgcaaattggttgcaatttGTGTTCAAACATAaattcaaacatgtatgtaacctaatctagtgattctacTTTcgtttttgaatgtattgcttatgtttccacatgttttcttacatttataaattatatgaataaacttttaatatacttgcatcaattcagttagacaacgcgtAGATTAGGACtccatataaagaaaacctattatgtgcacttttttttttttaataaataatattttgatttataagtgttttGTGATGTagtttttaacaatcactgaagtttcattgaaaaattcgaccaatttccaaagTTTCCAACAACATCagtacattacgcgatacaaccgatatatcccatgcgatatcTGATATGTATACGTATCCTAGGAATGCAATacataacacgataccgatatttcaaacacttgAGTATGGTAGCTTGCTTTGGAGTTCCAGTAAGACTTCAACATCATTGTTACTAACTGGGTCAATATATCTCTTTCTTTTGGAGAACCACATTTTGCAGAAGTCCCTGTGAATGTTGCTATAATATTCACTTAAGTACTTCCTCAAGGAGAACCAAATTCTGATGAAGATAGCTTTATAAGTTCGACAaccttcattcttggtcttcccTTATGTTAAAAATTTTCGTATGGATGTGTGCCTTCACTTTTGCCTTTccattatttctttcttttctactttttttttttccttctgaaaGATAATGGCGACTTTATTCAAAGcgagggcaaaaaaaaaaaacatcaggaGGGGATCGAGGTCATAATTACAATAGAAGGGAAGAACGAGCGACTTTTAGATAGCCTATCAGCCAACCCATTTGCTTGTCTGCCAACTTGGGCAAATGAAATGTTTAGCTTCAAGGCGAGTTACTGAACTTCATTATGTTTACTATCTACCTGTCCCAAAAAAAGGTTATTTTCAGCATATAAGTTATTGCTTTGGTCAACATTGATGCAGCGCACTAGTCATGAAGTTCATCATCTTTAGCTTTTCGTTTCTTCACATCAGTAGAAAAATGTGCTCACCTACTCACAAACCCTGATGCATCCGGGCCAcaacattgagtctatctatgtTAATGAAAGTGTAAGATGATGAACCTAGCCTTGCAGAGACTAGTACATCAGTTGATGCTTAATAACTTAAGATAGAGACACACCCTTGACCTAATAAGATTGCGTTTAGATGATGAGTATTTGTGAGTGACCCATTGCTGTCTGGTGAATTTCTGATTAGGATAAGATATAGTTGCATAAAGCGTGAATTGAAGCGGCAACATATTTGGGTGCGGGAGAACGTCTatttctctctccccccccctctctctctctattttttatttttatttttgacattTTTCAAGTGTAAACAGGTAAGAAATGGGAGCAATGGCGCGAGTCTGAAGCATGATTCTAAGCGGGAGTGACACTTACAAGGATCGTTCAATTGGCAACATTACACTGAGAGCATACAGTGTGATGTTATCCCACTTGGTTATTGGTGGATGTAGATCAACATATGCAATATTGTGGTTATGCCAACACTTACTTGTATGGACAAACAAAGGAAAATCATCATGAAACCCATGATTGAGAGATGGCCCATCAATGGAGGCTCATGGGAAAGAGGTCATTTCTATGATGCAGGAGACTGCCTGAGATGGTGAGTGAACTGAAACGGTGATGCTACTGATGCTGAATGAGACAGACTTCCTGAGAGTTAGCAAGGAGTTCACTGCCAACTTCCACCTAGTTCGAAGAAGATTTGCTATGGCAGCGCATTGTGTTTGAGGTTGGACACTGACTTCCAACTCGAGGGCGAGATTTCTGAAGCTGGGATGAAGGGAGGAACGGATGCATCCTGGCCACACATTTAATGGTGCCCAAGGTGGACCTCATGTGTTGGTTGATGATTGGATAAGGCTTGGATTATCATCTGGTTGGTTTGGATGGCCGAGATTTATATGGTTGGATTTTGTTGCCAATAGATCCAACTAGGTACTATTCTCaacaatatattttattttttgtcatttgggGTCCATTTCCAGCAGATTTTCATCTGAATGCTATTTTTGAGAGAATATACAGCCATAAGCAGCCATATACTATTCTCAGAGTTGGAAGAATCTACAGCCACGTGCATCCATATAATCCACCATATGATCGGATGATCCTTCTTGGAAAGAATCTTCAGCCAACAACAGTTGTATACTGTGTATCTTTCTGATATTCGGCAGATTCTATTTTTAGAAGTGCTTTCAATCACAACTCGCAAGCACTCAACCGCTCCTATTTTTAGAATGGGAAAAACTCTGAAATGTCCTATATTTAGGGCTATTTTACTTAAATAACCCTAAAGATAAAATAATAGGTCATTTATCTGCAGATTCTTCAGGTTTTTATTCAAATGAACTTTTGACAGAAGTCAAGGGGTTTtattagatgaatggaaaaagtGCTTCTTGAGTAATTTTTTGTTCATTCCGAATTCATTCTGAGTTTTGAAACTCTGTATGACCGAAAAGAGGCGACACTCCACACGCATGTGGAGTGCCACCTGTCCCCACCCAGGCACATGTGACAATATGAAGCATGTGTTAAAGGTTTGAGCTTACTATCAGATGGAATAAAGTATTTAGATCTtttagcctaaaaatcaggccatttcacactTCACGTGGTCCACTAGccatgcaaatggatggttagcaATAATTGTTTTAACCATCAGGTTACATTGTATGTTGCTTCCTATTTGATGATTATATCAGCCTTACTTTCATGCCATATTATTTTTAAGATGGGGTCCATGTTTTAGATGGTTTTGATCATCATGTAATGTCTACACGTGGCACATTTAGATCTCCCTAACTGGTGTGCATGTATGTCGTGTGAAAGGTGGATGAGTTGTAGCATTTGAGTCGTTATGGCAGGCTTTCAGTAACTGAGTTTGAATGGGTCTTCTCATAGATAAAAAACAGTGATACTTTGGCGCGTGGTTGATATCCAGGCAAtgagaaattgtacacatgactTGCATGTAACTCAATGTAAATCGTCcatatggtgagtcctactttaGATGGATCGTGAACCAAAAGCTACAATAATTGATCATTTAACTAGTCAATTGGTGGGGCATTTATGGGATGATTTAGATTgaaaatctgacagtctgaattcAACAAACCAGTGTCTGTGAACCagaggttaagattgttcaaccaatttgagGTGATGATCTAGCTACAATGGGTTgctcaatttggacagtttaaattCAGTTCATTTATGCCACATCTCAATTAGGCCTTGTGTTTAGATTTTGTTGGGGCTGACAAATGCTCCATCAAGCATTGTAGAGATTATGCAAAACATTCTCCGTATGATGCTTAATCAaactatgtaatagactattagatggcACTTGTTTGTAATCAACGTATGCGATAGTCTATCGCATTGCGCTtgtgggagttttatgctctcatCGTGAGGtgggttgcatcaggttggcagctgTCATCAAACTTGtgccataacttccaacatgaatccgagaaggattcatgtagctgatcccagttagttgggttaaggcttagatgatgatgatgattctacATATAATCGTGGTATGCGAAAACGGTTACGTAATGGCCATAATAGacattacgtaatggtaacggtggtaaccgttacagaaaaaatgacctgtaacagTTAATGGAGGAAAAATGGCTGTAACAACCATTACAGCAAAAATGAcctgtaacagttttttttttttccaaaaaagagaaaaagaaaagaaaagaaaagaaaaaagagtccgtaaccgttatggaacaccttgcatGCAATGCCCTTGGTCTATCAAGAACAGTTTTAATTTAATTTCATGTTAATATGGATAAGTCATTACTTCACTATCTTTCTTCAACTGTTATTTTAATCTCATGCTTGCATATGATGCCCCTTTTAAGTGATGTGTGTGCATCCGCACGTGTGTGTGGTAGAATACAATGTTGCTAACTAGATTCATGAAAAAGAAATTGGGTTGAATCAAGGGTTCCACACTATACAAgactatctcttataatttcatttttatttgcaTGTTCTCATTTTTATCTCTTTCCATTTGTGCAGGTTTCACGCGTTTTCTTTTACAAGGTCGAAGGTTGTCAGCTTGTAGCTAATCAATCAAGAGCATACCAGCCTTCATAAAGAATGGTGGTAGTGTGAATGATTGAGTGTTCCCCTTTCATGTCTTTCTGTAGAAGCTTCCATGTGATGCATATAAGGTGGCCTTGTCTTTATTACAATCCTTGTCCTTGATATCTACCGGGTTTTCTCATATCTAGGCACTTGCCTAGATGGCATGATTGGAGGTCTTTGGATCACAGAATCATTGGAGATTCCTTTATTTTGGTCAACCCATGGCTGACCATGCTTTAGTTGTCGCAGATCATTCTTTAGTAATTGGGCAAGAGTTTCCTGATGTTGAAACTTGCCGAAGAACGCTAAAAGAGATTGCAATTGCTTTACACTTTGATCTTCGGATAGTGAAATCGGATAGGAGTCGATTTATAGCCAAGTGCTCAAAGGAAGGATGTCCCTGGCGTGTCCATGTAGCAAAGTGTCCAGGTGTTTCAACCTTTTCAATTAGGACGttacatggtgaacatacttGTGAAGGAGTTCGCAACCTTCATCATCAACAGGCTTCAGTCGGTTGGGTTGCCAGATCTGTGGAAGCACGTGTTCGGGATAATCCACAATACAAGCCAAAGGAAATATTGCAAGACATCCGAGAACAACATGGAGTTGCTGTGTCTTACATGCAGGCTTGGCGTGGGAAGGAGCGGAGTATGGCTGCAGTTCATGGCACTTTTGAGGAAGGATATCGACTTCTTCCTGCATACTGCGAGCAAATCAGAAAAACAAACCCTGGAAGTATCGCATTGGTTTCTGCTACAGGGCAAGAGAACAGCTTCCAACGCCTCTTTATTTCATACCGTGCATCAATCTATGGCTTCATAAAAGCTTGTCGACCACTTTTAGAACTCGATAGAGCACATCTAAAAGGAAAATACCTGGGGGCATTACTTTGCGCTGCAGCTATTGATGCTGATGATGCGCTATTTCCATTGGCATTTGCTGTAGTTGATGTAGAAAGCGACGATAATTGGATGTGGTTTCTATCAGAGTTGCGGAAACTTCTTGGAGTAAATACCGAAAGCATGCCTAGACTTACGATATTGTCTGACAGACAAAGGGGCATTGTGGAGGCAGTTGAGACACATTTTCCCAGTGCTTTTCATGGATTTTGTTTGCGGCATGTAAGCGAAAATTTCCGCGATGAGTTTAAGAATACCAAATTGGTGAACATCTTTTGGAATGCTGTTTATGCTCTGACTACTCTTGAATTTGAAGCTAAGATAGCCGAGATGGTAGAAATCTCACAAGATGTCTTGCAATGGTTTCATCACTTTCCCCCTCGTCTTTGGGCTATAGCATATTTTGAGGGTGTACGATATGGGCACTTTGCTTTGCGTGTCACGGAATTATTATATAATTGGGCCCTTGAGGGTCACGAGCTTCCCATAGTGCAGATGATGGAACACATTCGGCATCAATTAACAACTTGGTTTAATGAGCGTCGCAATATGGGTATGGCATGGACATCCATTCTTGTACCATCTGCGGAGAAGCTTGTTTTAGAAGCTATTGCAGATTCTCGTTGTTACCAAGTACTTCGTGCAAATGAGGTGGAATTCGAAATTGTGTCAACTGAGAGAACGAATATTGTGGACATTAGTAGTCGCCATTGCTCCTGTCGCCGTTGGCAACTTTATGGTCTACCATGTGCACATGCCGCCGCTGCACTAATCTCTTGTGGGCAAAATGTCCAATTATTTGCTGAACATTGTTTTACGGTCGCAAGCTATCGTGAGACCTATTCGCCGGTCATACACCCTATTCCAGACAAAAGCCTTTGGAAGGAGCTAGTTGCAGGAACAGAGGGTGGAGGTGCTAAAGTTGACATTATAATACGTCCGCCTAAGACTCGTCGACCGCCTGGCCGCCCCAAAAAGAAGGTTCTTCGCATAGAGAACTTTAAGCGCCCAAAGCGGGTTGTTCAATGTGGCCGTTGCCATTTGTTAGGACATTCTCAAAAGAAATGCACATTGCCGCTTCAGTAAAAAGTCGTGTTCATTTATCATCTTCAGTTACACTAGAACTAGTCTAGTGGTTCATTTGTAATTTTAGTATATGTTCTAATCATTTAATTGAAATCAGAGACTTTGTCCTTTCCAGTATTGTGGTTCAGCTCTTTTTATTTATGCGCAGTGGCATTTATGGAGCTTATCTTTGTAAAGCTCGAACCTAAGTTCAATTCCTTTGTTTCCTGCGGTTAACTTTTCATGTTGGCTTTTCAGTGTAGATTCAAAAGCAGCAGTTAATAAACCAAGGCGAACCCATGGAGTCCATGTATGCTCCACTGGAGCAGTTGATTAAGGCAGCAGCAGCTTGCAGAGAGAACATCATTGTGATCTATGATTCTATTTGAATCTAGTTCATGCATTCATCTAGTAAGTATGTTTTTCTTTACTCAATGATTTTGTTCTATTGCAAAGCTTTGCTTGCTAGCATGCGGAATGCTATTGAAGGGACTAACCCAATCTAAATGATTCCGTAATTTTGTTTAGATCATTACGGTTGTTAtgctcaagatctcaaaaaatgtGGGAAATTACAATTAGTTGGAAGATTGTCATGCCTTATTTTGTTTGAATTTTACAGAGGAAGTGCATCATTGACACAAGTTATGTACTTATTTATATCCTATCAATCATCTCTTTGCGTTCTTTATCCTTTATAACAATGAAATTTGAGTTGCAGTTCAAAAGGGGGGGGGGGCAATAGGGTTTGAAtggttgatttattttttggcaaaaaaatggtggaaattttattgtggagttttgtaATGTTGGAGCATTTGTTAGTGCATAGATATGGCTAGTTATAACTGTTTTTGAATGGTTTGAGGAATCCTCTGCCCTGATTTTGGTTTAGGGTGTGATGAATATTCTGAAGGAAGCATAGAGGAGCTATTGGCTTGGTCCAAGTCTGAATCGTTTTTATTCTAGCTTCCGTTAGGTCTAGCAATTCCTTAATTAAGGCCTGGCTGTCCTTGGAAATTCATTTCCTGATACTGCGAATTACTGGTCTAACTCGGAGATCTCTCAGCTTGACTCCCTATCAAGTAAGCATTCAACAGCAGGAGGGTGGAAACATGGATGTGGAATTCCCAAAACTGAAAATGAAAGAGAATCTTTAGAAGCACCATATCAAGCAGTTAACAAAAGACTATAGGTTGACCTTGGAGCAAATTTACATGTGAGCTGTAGGAAATTTTGCTTGAAGCTGGGGAAAAGTTGGTTGAAATGAAAATGGATTAAGTTGCATTTAGTATATCTTTTCAAATCAATGCacaacaatttaaaaaaaaaaaaaggaaaaataaaaataaaaaatcttgtaATCTGCCTCATTAGTCATAACCAATACAGTCCATTCAAAGTCCAACATATTTCCTAGAATTTGACACTAGACTGGTTGGATCTCGTTTTGAACATTCCCTGCAAATCTTCAGCCGTATCATTCTTTTCCTCTCAACTTGATAACCAGGCTGTTGTATTGCCCGAAGAGAGATCTCTTGGGTTCTGCCCACCTGAATCCATTGATtgcatgatggggacatcacattaCGGATGCCATTACGCACATACAAGAGGAGGGTTTGAGCCCCAGTTTCCCTATGGCTAAGCGAGTACCCGTTCGAGTCCCGAGGAGGTGTTGAAGACCCCAAATAGCATGTGGATTGCGTGGAGGATGTTTTCGGACTGTTGGATTGCGAGGACTTCACGATCGGACCATTGGATGCGACTTGATCGTGGCCCGCCGTGATTGTGGACGTCTTCAAAGTTCATCGGATAGTTTTAGTTTCTTAGGATTATAGCGATTTTTGTTTTGAGCACTTAGTTtacttttgtgattttatttacaTGTTTTATTGGTTTTATGCTTTTACAGGGGGGTATTTGTAATTTACAAAGTAGGAGGTTAAAGGCAAACATGTTTTTCACTAATGGTCTTTTTGTAAAAGACCAACTTTTAGACTATAAAAGCTTGGACCTCCAACcctaatcttttttcttttttttttcaatgtgatGTTAATGAAAAAGTTTGaagctctctcctctctcttgtgTTTATGGAGAATGTGGTGTGAAACCCTATTCGGTGTGAATCCGAATGAAAACTACCTTGGTGTGAACCCTTGTTTATTCATCTCCTCTCTTCTCACGCTCTAAAGGTattttctctcatcttctctcttttcctctcaaatcttcttctccttcatctttTTACCTTTTCTTCTTAAACCCAAACCATCACAACCTATACCCGAACAAAAAATCCAGCTGTACGTGTGAATCCATACGTTTGTATGACTGTACAGACTGTTTTGTGGACCTCACTTCAACCATTTTCTTACATCcttattcttctttcttcaatcaaatcctaacctaaaacccTAGATTTCCCTTTCAAGTAAacccaaattttagattttcccaATTTCcagaccctaaccctaatcctcaCCCTAattttcctaaacctagaatCCTTTAGAATCCCTTTAGGACTTAGGTGATTCCCTCTAAAATAGTTCTACCGTCATGTTTTGGATGGAATTTCTTAATTCCATTGTGCCTATTTCGAATTAACATACTAGTTCGTTTGTACAAGCATGTGGTAGCCTAGGATTACTTGTAATTGCTTTTTTGATTAATGGTTTGATTTATGATGAGGTTGCTGGATTTTCATACTTTTGTTGCTCAAATTTTAATTGAAAATCTGATTTCATCTATCATCCTAGGTAAGAAAACCACCCTgcatcaaattttggtatcaaAGAAGGTTAACCATAGGGTAGATTGATCTTAAACTTAGCTTAGGATGTTCATCATCATACTTAGCATCGTTTGCATcctgctgatttttattttttttttgaactagTTATTTCACTGTGTGCTGCTGAAATTTGTGGTACTAGTTAATTCACATGCCGCATTGCTGGAATTTTCGAGTGTTAGTTATATATTGTggtatattgctgaattttagtGCTAGTGTTTCTTTTGACCTATTGCTGAAAAACTAGCACTATTATTTCCTTTTATCCCATTGCTAAATTCTCCTAACACATTAATTCTTCTTGCTACATTGCTGAATTTTAGCACAAGGATATTTCATTAGTTATGTTGTTGGATTTTTAGGATTAGCTGTCTCCTTGGTCATATAGAGTCACATAGGTTCATATAGAGTTGTCTAGGGTCATATAGGGTCGTGTAGGGTCTTCACATTAGGTTTCCCTGTGGATGCCCACACCATCTAGGCGTgcaatgcaggacaattaaccacttgctctaaaagctcaaaccgatagagcatggcgaattaattcctttatctcatagcccgggccctaaatccatggattaggtcctcggccaaaccctcctcatggtccccaaatccatgggttctgcctcacatgagccacccgcctcacacgggccccaaatccattggttctgCGGTCCACCCACCCCCGATTgtgtccttgcatcccacaggccaccccacttgagcccgatgtgaaaatgcccccgcattagcgTGGTTTTGGTCTTTACCCCACAATGAGTCTCGAGCAACTCACCAAGCTCATGCAAGCTATGAACACCCATTTGGCAGCTATAGAGGCGCAAGGTCGAGCCAACAATAACCAATTGGCAGCCCAGGATAACCACATTGATCAGTTAGAGACCTCCTTACGAGCTAACCCCAACACCGAGGAGGATGGCCGGTTCCAAGTGGGAGGCCTTTCACATAACGATCTGTCACATTGGAGGACGTCGAGGAATCCAGGCCCGAGGTGGTTGCCGTGGTAGGGCACATATCGAGCACC containing:
- the LOC131240468 gene encoding uncharacterized protein LOC131240468, which codes for MADHALVVADHSLVIGQEFPDVETCRRTLKEIAIALHFDLRIVKSDRSRFIAKCSKEGCPWRVHVAKCPGVSTFSIRTLHGEHTCEGVRNLHHQQASVGWVARSVEARVRDNPQYKPKEILQDIREQHGVAVSYMQAWRGKERSMAAVHGTFEEGYRLLPAYCEQIRKTNPGSIALVSATGQENSFQRLFISYRASIYGFIKACRPLLELDRAHLKGKYLGALLCAAAIDADDALFPLAFAVVDVESDDNWMWFLSELRKLLGVNTESMPRLTILSDRQRGIVEAVETHFPSAFHGFCLRHVSENFRDEFKNTKLVNIFWNAVYALTTLEFEAKIAEMVEISQDVLQWFHHFPPRLWAIAYFEGVRYGHFALRVTELLYNWALEGHELPIVQMMEHIRHQLTTWFNERRNMGMAWTSILVPSAEKLVLEAIADSRCYQVLRANEVEFEIVSTERTNIVDISSRHCSCRRWQLYGLPCAHAAAALISCGQNVQLFAEHCFTVASYRETYSPVIHPIPDKSLWKELVAGTEGGGAKVDIIIRPPKTRRPPGRPKKKVLRIENFKRPKRVVQCGRCHLLGHSQKKCTLPLQ